TCCGGGTGGCGGGGGATGACATCCTGACGATGCCGGAGTCAAAGCTCCGGGCCCTGCGCGGGGCCACGTTATCCTATATTTTCCAGGACCCCTCCGCCTCCCTCAATCCGGTGCTCCGGGTGGGCGATCAGATTGCTGAAGTCATCCGGCTCCATCGCAGGGTTCCGGAGGTTACGGCGGAGGTCATCCGGTTGATGACGCTGGTAGGGCTGCCCAATCCGGAATCACGGCGCAAGGCCTATCCGCATGAGTTCAGCGGGGGGATGCAGCAGCGGGTGATGATTGCCATGGCGCTGGCGTGCCAGCCTCGGATCCTGGTGGCGGATGAACCAACCACGGCGCTGGATGTGACGATTCAAGCCCAGATTTTCACCCTGCTTCGTGATCTCCAGCTGCAGTTGAAGATGGCGGTGCTGCTGATCACCCATAATCTGGGACTGGTGGCCCGCAATGCGGCGCGGGTGTATGTGATGTACTCCGGGCGGGTGATGGAGTCCGGCCCCGTGGCGGAGGTGCTCGGGCATACGGCCCACCCTTATACGAAGGGATTGCTGGCGGCGGTCCCGCGCTTGAACCGGCCGGTAGAGCGAATGGTGGGCATTGAGGGATCGGTCCCGCATCCGGCCCACCTCCCCGCAGGGTGCCGGTTCCATCCCCGGTGCCCCTTGGCCGGGGAGCTGTGCCGTCTCCGTGAGCCCGTGATGGAAAGTGTGAAGGAAGGACACAACGTGCGATGTCATTATTGGAAGCAACAGGCGTAACCGTCCGTTACCCCGGCCATGACGAGCAGGGGCGGCGCCATTTATGGGCGGCCGTTGACGGCGTCTCCCTCATGGTGGCGGAGGGGGAGCGGGTCGGGATCATTGGCGAAAGCGGCTCCGGCAAGACCACGCTGGGAAAGGCGTTGCTTGGCATGGAGCCGGTGGCGCAGGGGTCCGTATTATTCCGTGGCCAGAATGTGCATGGGCTCCGGGGCCGCGCGTTGGAAACCTTCCGGCTGGGCGCCCAGATGATCTTTCAGGATCCCATGGGATCCCTGAACCCGCGTATGACCATTGGTTCGGCTCTGGACGAGGTTTTAGCCGTTCATAAACTGGCCACACGGGCTGACCGGCCTGCACGGATCATGGAACTCCTGCAGCAAGTGGGGTTGGACACTGGCTATATCCGGCGTTACCCGCATGAATTCAGCGGCGGACAGCGACAACGGATAGGCATTGCCCGGGCCTTGGCCTTGAACCCGGCCCTGCTGGTGGCGGATGAACCCGTTTCGGCGTTGGATGTGTCCGTTCAAGCCCAGATCCTCAATTTGATCCGGGATTTAAGTGAGGCGCGGCATATGGCCGTGGTCCTGGTGGCTCACGATCTGGCGGTGGTCAATTACGTCTGCCAGCGGGTCCTGATCATGTACAAGGGGCAGGTGGTGGAGGAGGGGGTGGCCCAGGAGGTCTTCAGGAACCCGCGCCATCCGTATACCCAGTTACTGAAGGCCTCGGTCCCTGATCCTGATGAGGTGGCGAGGCCGCCAGACAGTGAATCCCGCCCTGCCGCTCCGGCGTTGCTCCCGGCGCTCAAGTCAACCACCGGCTGTGCTTTCGCGCCGCGGTGTATCCAGGCCAAGGAGACCTGTTTCAGCGAAAAGCCAGATTTACGCGAGGATCATTCGGGCCGGCGAGTGCGATGCTGTAATTTTTAAACTACGAAACACGCGAAATACGCGAAAAAGATTGGTTTACGAACCGCTCGTATTCAATTTTCGGGTAATGGCCGAAATTGACCAACATACCGAGTTGTTTTCTGGTGGCTTTCAAATAATTGATAACCTGTGCTCGGTGTTCGTCTGCCAAGTTTTTTAATGCTTTTATTTCGACAATAATTTCACCAAGGCAGACGAAATCTGGTTCATAAGTTTGTTTGAGGTTCATCCCCTTGTAATCAAGTAGAAGACGAGGCTTTTCCACGAATGGAATCCCTTGCCGGGCAAACTCCATTGAGAGGCATTCTTGATACACTGCTTCTAAAAAACCGTTCCCCTTCTCTTTATAGACTTCAAAACACGCCCCCATGATTTTGTAACTATTTTCCTTAAATACAATTTCCATCCCCATTTTCGCGTCTTTCGCGTCTTTCGCGTGTTTCGTAGTTGAACGTCACCTTTATAGGGGATGGGAGTCAGAACCGCAGGATTCCGACTCCTTCAACCATTTACTTGGCCGCCGGGGCGTCCACTTTTTCGATGGTGGTGATGGTCTTGAAGGCGCGGATGGTTTTGCCCTTCTTTTCCATGCTGTAGCCGGTGCCGGTCACTTTCACTTTGCTGCCGACGTATTCATCGACTTTGCCCTTGGGCAGGCGCACTTCCTGGCCTTCTTCATCGACCAGGTTGAACCAGGTCATCATCGGGGTACCGTCTTTTTTCTTGTTTTCATGTTTGGTGATGGTGCCGACAATGGTCATGTCTTGAGAGACGAGTTCCTTGGCAGGCGTCTCGGCTCCTTTTTCAGCCGGGGCCGCCGTTTCTTCTGCCATCGCTCCGGTCACTGCCAATGCCAATACGGCTAACGCGATTCCACAAACCTTCTTCATGATATCTCCTGCTATTTCCACCATTTGCCCCCGACCGCCATTGGGCGTCCGTAGTTAAGGCAAATTTGTAATTCAATATAGAAGCTAATATAGATAATGCAATAGTTTATTTTACGGGTCCATTTGGACGCCGATGCGATAGAAAGCGTTCGGGTCGACCGCGTGGACCGCATCGGTATAAACTCCGGTGGTGTTGTTGGTAACAAGCGGGATGAATGCGGTCGTCATTAAATTCGAGGTCCAGGTGACCGAATAGCTCCGACCGGTCACGGTGGGCCAGGCGATCACAGGTTCATTGGCAATACTCCCGATATTAGAAACCGCGAGGACGGACAAAAACTGGGTGGGACTGGTTCCGGCGATCCATTCCTGCCAGGCCGCCATCCCATCGTTATCGGTGTCGCTCAGAGCGCCCGCGTCGGAGGGTTCCAGACTGTTATCGGCCAGCCAGGCGAGGGGGGTATTGTTGGTGACGGTATTGATATCCTCGGGGTACCCGATCACCTCCACATCATCCAGACAGATTCCGTTCCCGTTTTTAGCGATGCCCTCGAAGGCAATGGTGTAGTCAGGGCCGGGATTGGGCAGAGTCAGGGCATGCTGGGTCCAACTGGCGATGGAATTGGAATAGCCTGCGATCCAGAACCAGGAAATGCTGGAATTGGTGCTGGCCCATATATTCAGGTAGTCCTGTCTGGATGTTCGCAACTGCATATAATGCTGGAATCGAAGGACAGCCCCGGTGCATCCGGTCATCGTGATGGCGGGAGTCAGCAGGCGGCAAACATCAGGGCTGGTGGAGGTATCGTAGAGGCAGGCATTATGGGTTCCTGAATAGGCGCTGGTTGGATTAGAGCCTCCAGCTCTTCCGCCGGTCTGGAATTTCCAGGTGGTGGCGGTTCCGGAAAGATTCGTTTGCGACCAACCCGCAGGGATCGTCGTGCCTGCATCAAACGTTTCGAAAAGCAGGGAGGCGGTAGGTGCGGTGGCGATGGTGAATGGGCTGTCACTTTCGTCCCAAACGCTGGTCTGGGTCACGCTGGAGAGCTGGATTTTGAAGTTCGTTGAGCTGAGCATCGGGGGTGTCATGATCCAGGCATAAGCCCCGCTATTGGTCACGCTATTGGTAAGGGTGCAATAGGAACTCTGGTCCCGGTAAAGTCCGATTCTGACATTTCCGGCGGCATTCGACCCGCTCGCCCAGAGGATAAGATTGGTTTGGCCCTTGTACCACACCTCCCCGTTGTTGGGTGATTCCACGAGAAGGCCGGTGAGGAGGGCGACCTTTCCGGTGACAAAATATTGGCCGATACTGCCATAGGCTGTATACCCAGAGGGAGGGTTGTTAGTGGGGGTTCCCGTCCCGCTGTTTGAAAGGGTGAGATAATATTTACCGGTGGCAGGGGCCCAGTAGGCGATGATCGCCTGCGTGGCATTGGAGGGGTTGTTTTCAGCCACCAGGGTGCCGGAACTGTTGAAGAGTCGCGCCCGGATGTCCAGATTGCCGCCATAAGTGCCGTTGGCGCAGCGATAGGGGAATGACGTAAGGCTGATTAAGCCTTCCCCTGCTGCGAAAGCCATCACATCGATATCGGAGTTGCTGGAAATCACGCCCGAGGTGATGATCGTCCCGTTGCTGGCGGTCAGAAGGGAGGCGGACGCGGGGGTATGGCTGTGATCGTCTGGTCGATAGGGGGCTTTTGCCGCGATGATGGCCAGATCGTCTTCAGGATTATTGGCATCATAATATTCTCCCTTCGACCATTGGGAAACATTCCGGCCATACCCTGTCCCCATAATCGGTCCCCAGGAAATGTCGCCACTTCCATGGCCTCCGTAATATTCCAGGGTTGAGGTGCCGTCATGGCTCAGCCCCAGATTGTGGCCCAGCTCATGTGCGGCCGCTTCCGCCGTCTCGGCATAACTGTCGCTGTCGCTGCCCATCGGCAACACAAAGGCGGGGGAATAACAGGTGGCGGAGTTATAGGAATAGTTCGCTAGCCCGAAGACATCGACATAAGCGATGCCGCCCGATCCGTAATGCGGGCAGCGGTTGCCGTTGAGGTCGGTGTCGGGCGTGATCAAGGCATGCCCGGTGGTGCTGGTCCAATTGGTGGGTGGCTCGGTCGTCACGTCCACATCAAAAGGAGCGTAGTCCTCTGACACCCTCTCCCAGATTCTAATGATGGCCCCCTGTTCTGCATCACTGAAGGTGTTAGTGTCTCCGTCCGTATCAAAGGGCCGGCAATCCCAGCGTGCGACATTGTAAAAGTTAGTGTTATTGTTCCACATGGTATTGGTGACAACCTGGCCGTTAAAGTCGAGATAGAGCACCCGGGTTGCCCCGGGTCGGCTGTGGCGGAGGGGGGGATTGGTGATGGGAACGGCGGCGAGAATGCCCGGGACAGAGGGAGTGGGGTTAAGGTTGCCCGCGGCAAACACGGTATCAGGTTTGGGGATATTGGCCGCAGGTTTGGTGGGGGCGGGTGACTGCGGCAGGGCGCCAGCGCCCGGTTGATTGGTGAAGGAGCAGACATAGTAGGGCATTCCCGATGGATCCACATGCAGGGAATTCAAGTCATTGACGTGAAAACACATCTTTGTGAGCCGGGTCAGGCTGTCGGTGAGAATGGGTAGCGGTAACGCTTCCAATTCGGTGCGCAGGGGGCTGGGCGGCAGATCGGACACTGCAAACGGGATCCCATTCCCGAATAACACGCGCCGGCTGCTCACTCCCTGTGGGGCCGTGGGGGGCACGGCGTTGGCGGTGACGACCGTTCCGGTGGGGTTGGGTGAGGGGGGCGGGAGTGGAATCGAGGCGGCTACCCGGGGCGGTACGTTGGAAAAGGGCTGCGGTGCAACTTCGCGTAGGGCTGGATTCTCAATCATGGAAGGCCGATGAAACCGCGAAATCGCGACAACTATGGCCATAGCCAAGATTATCCCGATTATGATGCGCGTCACGACCCGATTCATGAGGTTACTCCTCCCGTTCCTGTGCCACTTATAATACCAGAAATATTGGTTTTGACGGAGCAAAACCATCCCTCACGCTACCACTTGTGAAACACAAAGAAAACGGCGGCAATCATCAGGCTGAAGCCAACGAGATAGTTCCAGAGCAGGATTATGGTTTGCATGCCGGGGCCTTGCGGGGAAGCTTTTTCAGGCGGTGGTGCTCAAAGAAATAGACCCCACCGGTCAGCTGAGTCAATGCGGTCACCGTGGCGCCGGGTTCCATTTTCTTGAACCCGTTCATGACCAGCAGGGCCAGGAATTCGCAGTCATACAGAGCGGAATGGAAGCGGTTGGTGCGGAGGGTGCCCTCGGGCAGGGTTTCATCGGCAATGGTGTGGGCCGCATGGTTGGGCGTCAGGGTTTCGGTCAGGTAGTGCAGGGAATAACTCCGCAGTTCCGGGTGCCAGGCCTTGAACAGGGGGATGGTGTCGAGGATGGGGGTGGGGGGGAAGGGCAGTTGATTCCGGGTGAGTTCCTCGGCGACAAAGGCATGGTCGAAGCGGGCATTATGCGCGAGGAGGATCGTGTTGCTGGTGAAGGCGTGAAAGTCCGGATAGACGCTTGAAAAAGGCGGTGCATTGGATACCAGGGCGGGGGTGATGCCGTGGATATCCTGAACCACGAGGGGAATGGGGATGTCCGGTTTGACCAGCCAGTTGCGGCGCTCCAGGATGGTTCCGTTCCGGAACTTGATGGCGCCAATTTCCAGGACGCGCTCCTGCCGGGCCGTGAGACCGGTGGTCTCGACATCAAACACCACGAAGGTGGCATTGGAGAGGGGCTGGTCCAGCCAGGATTCGGGGGCGGCATAGACGGTCTCGGCCACCAGTTGAAACGATAAGGTCATCATAAGCCCCAAGGGGTTAGCGAGACTTCGCCTGCCATGCACGGTCAATCTCCAGTTGGATGGCACGGGCCGCCTGGGCAGGATCGGCCGCCTCAACGATGGGACGGCCCACCACCAGATAGGTCGACCCTGCGTTCACGGCCAGGGTAGGGGTGGCGACCCGCTTCTGATCGCCCACATCGGCGCCGGACGGGCGGATTCCCGGAGTCACCAGAATGGGCCCGGCCCCGAAGCGTTGGCGCAAGGCGGGCGCTTCGTGCACGGAGGTAACGACCCCGTCAATCCCGGAGGCGAGCGCCAGTTCGGTCAGGGCCAGCGCCTGATCGGAAACCGAGCGGTGAATGCCCAGGTCAATGAAATCGTCCTGATTCAGGCTGGTGAGGGTGGTCACGGCGACCAGGCGCGGCCGGTCTGGCCCGAACGCGGCGGCCGCTTCCGCCGCCGCCTTGAGCATCGCGCGGCCGCCAATGGCATGGACGGTGATCAGGTTGACCCCCAACTTCCCGGCGGAGATGACGGCATTGGCCACGGTGCGGGGGATATCGTGCAGCTTGAGGTCGAGGAAGATTTTTTTCTGGCGGGAGGAGAGAAGGCGGAGGACCGACGGCCCTTCCGCCGTAAAGAGCTCCAGCCCCACCTTGAACCAGGTCAGTTCGGCGGACAGGGTATTCATCAGCGGGGTCACTTCCACCGCAGAGGGGACATCGACAGCAAGAATAATTTCCGGTTTCATGATTCCAATTCCTTTTAAGATGAAAAATGTGATAAGAACTTTATCAATACATGAGACTGTTTTTCGAGCTATTTCGGAGAGGATAAATATGAAAACCATCCGCTGGGGTATTTTGGGGCCGGGTCGAATTGCGAAGAAATTCGCCTTGGGATTACAGTCTGTGCCGGATGCCAAATTGGTGGCGGTGGGGTCACGGACCCCCGGGAAGGCGGAGGCTTTAGCCGCTGAGTTTGGCGCTCCGCGCGTCCATGCCAGTTACGAGGCTTTGGCGGCCGATCCCGAGGTGGATGTGGTCTATGTTGCCACGCCGCACCCCATGCACCTTGAGGCGGCGATGCTGTGTATGAAGGCCAAAAAAGCCGTGCTCTGCGAGAAACCTTTTACCCTCAATGCCCGTGATAGTCAGGAGCTGATTGAGTGTGCCCGGCGCGAGAATGTGTTTTTGATGGAAGCGATGTGGACCCGTTTCCTGCCGCCCATGGTGCAGGTGCGTGAGTGGTTGGCGCGGGGGGCGATCGGGGAGCCCCGGATGGTCATGGCAGACTTTGGCTTTCGGACGGACTGGAATCCGCAAGGCCGGGCGCTGAATCCGCACCTGGGCGGTGGCGCCCTGCTGGACGTAGGCATTTATCCCCTGGCACTAGCCTCCATGGTTTTTGGCGGAGCCCCCCTGATGATCACGGGGCAGTGTCATCTGGGCGAGACCGGCGTGGATGAGCAGTCGGCCATGGTGCTGTCCTACCCGGGCGGGGCCCTGGCGGTGCTGACCTGTGCGGTGCGCACCCATACCGCGCACGAGGCGCGGATTATGGGAACGGAGGGCTCTATTTACCTGCCGGGCTTCTGGCACGCGACCGAGGCGACGCTGACGATTCCGGGCAAGGGCTCCGAGACTGCCGCTCCGGTGCGGGTGGGGAATGGCTACAACTATGAGGCCGTTGAAGTCGGGAATTGCCTGCGCGCGGGGCTCAAGGAAAGTCGGATCATGCCCCTGTCCGAAACCCTGACCACGATGCGCACCATGGATGAGTTGCGCCGGCAATGGGGCCTGGTGTATCCGCAGGAAAAAGGCTGAGTATTTCCCCTTGCGTTTGTGAGATGACTCTGCTTTAAATTCACACCGTGTAGTTACACGCAAGGAGTTTTTATGACAACGAAGCAGGGCAGGGAGACGGCGGGCTACGTGGGTGACCAGTTGAACCGGGTGGCATTCCCGATGGGCGGGTTGGGTGCGGGCATGCTGTGCCTGGAGGGGACGGGGTCATTTTCCCACGTGTCGCTCCGGCATAAACCTGAGGTGTTCAATGAACCCCAGATGTTGGCGGCGTTGTATGTCAAAGGGGCCGCCCCGGCGGCACGGGTGCTGGAGGGACCGGTCCCGATGCGCAAGGCGTTCGGTGCCCCCTGGGCCGCGAACGGGGGCGGTTGCCAGTTACACGGGCTTCCCCGCTTTGCCAACGCGTCTTTCTCATCCCGGTTTCCCTTCGGCACGGTGACCCTGGATGACCCCGCGATGCCCGTTCACGTTGAGTTAACGGGGTGGAGTCCGTTTGTTCCTGGTGATGCCGACGCTTCAAGCCTGCCGGTGGCCGCCCTCGACTACCGGTTTGTCAATCGCAGTGCCAAACCGGTCGAGGCGGTGTTCTCTTTTCATGCCGCGAATTTCATGAAGGTGGATAAACGGCCCGGCGCCTGCATCCGGCCGATGACCAACGGGTTTGTTCTCACCCAGCCCCCGGGGACGGAGACCCCCTGGGACGAAGGGCGTTTTGCCGTATTCACGGATGAACCGGCGAAAGTGGATTGCGCTTGGTTCCGGGGTGGCTGGTTTGACCCCATCACGATGTTGTGGACGGCCGTCACGGAGGGACGTGCGCTGGCGCGCAAACCGCATACCGACGGGGACCCTGGCAACGGCGGAAGCCTGTACGTCCCGTTCCGTCTGAAGGCGCATGCCGAACGGACCATCCGGATCCGGCTGGCCTGGTATGTGCCCTCAAGTCAGATGCGGATCGGGCTTGAGGCGGTGGCGCCTGTCACCCCGGCCGCTTGCGGGGCGGAGTGTTCATGCGGCGATACGCCAGCTGCCCCGGAGGGATACCGGCCCTGGTATGCGGGAAAATTCAAGTCCATCCAGTCCTTGACCCGGTTCTGGCTGAAACAGGCCGACCGGTTGCGCGCGGCCAGCGAGACGTTCAGCGACTGCTTTTATGACACCACGTTACCCACCGAGGTGATTGAATCGGTTGCAGCCAATCTGGCGATTCTCAAATCGCCCACCTGTCTGCGTCAGACCGATGGGCGACTTTGGGGGTGGGAAGGGTGCAGTGACAATGCGGGGTGCTGCCATGGCTCCTGCACGCATGTATGGAATTACGCCCAGTCCATTCCTCACCTGTTTCCCGACCTGGAGCGGAGCCTGCGTGAGTCGGAGTTCGGGCCGAGCCAGGATGAACAGGGGCATCAGAATTTCCGGACCAGCCTCCCGATCCGGGAGCCTGACCATGATTTCCACGCGGCTGCGGACGGGCAATTGGGTGGTTTGATGAAGTTGTATCGCGAGTGGCGGATCTCCGGCGACACCGTGTGGATGAAATCGCTGTGGCCGCGGGCGCGCAAGAGCCTGGACTATTGCATCGCGCAATGGGACCCGGATCACACGGGAACCCTGGTTGAGCCCCATCACAATACCTATGACATTGAGTTCTGGGGTGCGGATGGCATGTGCACGAGTTTTTACCTGGGCGCGCTGCAGGCCGCCATTCAGATGGGGCGGGCCAATGGGGACGAGGTATCCTTGTTTGAAGCCTTGCTGGCCAGGGGGCGTTCGGTCATGGAAACCGAACTGTGGAACGGGGACTACTTCATCCAGAAGGTTCAGTGGAAGGGGTTGCGTGCCGGCGATCCGACTACCTTCAAGAAAATGAATGCCACCTACGATGGCGCCCCCGAAGCCAAGGCGATCCTGGAAAAGGAAGGACCGAAGTATCAGTACGGCACAGGGTGTCTGTCCGACGGGGTGCTGGGTGACTGGCTGGCGCGGTGTTGCGGGTTGGCGCCGGTACTGGATGAGGCCAGGACGGCCCGTCATGTGGCGTCCATTTTCAAACACAACTTCCGCCGTTCGCTGGCCGACCACAGCAATCCCCAGCGCTCGTCGTTTGCCATGGGCCGGGAGGCCGGACTGCTGCTCTGTTCCTGGCCAAAGGGAGGCAAGCCGTTGCTGCCGTTTGTCTACAGCGATGAAGTATGGACGGGCATCGAGTATGCGGTGGCCTCCCATTTATTTATGATGGGACGGGTGAAAGAAGGCGTGGCGATAGTAAAGGCGGTGCGCGCCCGTTATGACGGCACCATCAGAAATCCCTTTGATGAGTACGAGTGCGGCCATTGGTATGCCCGGGCGATGTCCTCCTATGCCATGTTGCAGGGACTGACCGGGGCGCGAGTGGACGCGGTGGATCGGGTGCTGTACCTGTCGCCGGGGGTGAAGGGGGATTTCCGGGCTTTCCTGGCCACCGCCACGGGGTATGGTACGGTCGGCGTCAGGAACGGCAAACCCTTCGTCACCGTGAAGTCGGGGCGCATCAACGTGGATCGAATTGAGTATCGGCCATGATCTCATCACTTCAGTTGGCTCAATTATGTGGGGTGTCTCAAGGCACGGTGGACCGGGCCCTGCATGGTCGGCCGGGGATTTCCCCGCGGACCCGTGAGCGCATTCTCGAGATGGCGACCCGGCAAGGCTACAAGCCGCATCCCGCTGTCCGGGAACTCCTGAGCGGGGAGCGGAAAGTGGTGGGCGCAATTATTCCCCTGCAGGGTGGCGCCTTTTTTATCGACCTCATGCGTGTGGTCCACCAGGCTCTGGCCCGGGAGGGGTTGCGCCTGTTCCTCTGCCACACGGCGGATGAAGCGGAGTTCATGGAGGCCCTCGGGGATTTCGCGGCGCGGCGTTGTCTCGGGGTGATTGCCGTGCCACCCCGCGACGGGCTCTGCCTGACGGATCAGCAAACAGGCGGGATGCCCGTGATTTCCCTGTTAAGTCCCTGCAAGGGACCTCATGTCTACTGGGTGGGTCCTGATGAGATGGCCACGGGGAGGCAGGCGGTTGAGTCTTTGTGGTCACAAGGGCACCGGCGGATTCTACACTACACGTACGCTCGTGACACGAGTCCCATTCGCGACCGGGCAGAGGGGTACCGCCAGGCCTTGCTGAAGAGGGGGGGGACGCCCATCGTGATACACCCGGATCGAGGGGGTGAACTTGAGAAGGCGGTGCGGAGGCATCACGCCACCGCGGTGTTCTGCCATAATGACTGGTTGGCGCTGACGGCGATCCGCGAACTGGACCGGGCTCACCTGCGGGTCCCGGATGACGTCTCTGTGCTGGGAGTGGACAACAGTCCAACCTTTACCGATCTCTGTGAGGAGATTACCACGCTGGCGTATCCAATGGCAGGGGTGGCGAAAAGCTGCGTCCGCATCCTTCAAGGACGGCCGCCACGCGCTTCCGATATCGGAGGATTTAAGTTGGTGGCGCGTCACACGGTACGGCCCTTGCTCCGGTAAAAATTGAATCGACAAAGGGGTGGTTTATCAGTAATTATAGTAACGATACTACAAACCAAGGAGAGTTATGATCAGAGTTCGCTCGAAAATCCTGTTTTGTCTGTCTGGTGTTGGGTTGTTGTATGCGGGGGCTTGTCTGGCAGCAGCTGGGATACCGCCTGATGTATATCGGGTGACCGATGATGTGCTGGTGAAGGATCCGCCCCGGTTTGCGGTCAATGTCGATTTTGGTTCCGGGTATGCGCCCTGGGATGTCGACCGCACGCTGAATATCTGGAACCGGATGGTCAGCGCGGAACCGTTTCAATTTCAACACAACGGCATCGCCGATGGCGGTGGGGTCGATTTCCTTGAACATAAGAATATGCCCTCCCTGTCCTATTGGGATTGTGCCCGGTCAGGATTCTGGGATGGGGCCACCATGGATATTTACCGTGTGGTGGAAGGGCGCCTCTCCCTGATCCGGCGCGCGACGGTCAGCCGGAGCCTGATCGGGAATGATGAGAAAGGCGTGCGGAGTGAGGAGCGGGCCTATTTTACTGAAAAGGGTCCTGCCGTTCAGGCGGGCGATCTCTATGTGCTGCGGATGAAGCGCGACACGATGCCCTCCCAGATGCGGCCGAACCTGTTACCGAAGGATGGGGTGCCCCAGTTTGACGCCATTGTCGCCCGGCTGGGCAATGTCCAGTGGAGCGTGGATTCCAGCACCTGTGCCCCTGAAGGCGGGAGTACCGCCAGCCTGAAACTGGTCTGCAAGGACGGCACGGCGAGCCGACCGGCCAGTATGTGGCAGTGGTTCATGGTCAGCAACCGGACGGACGCCTCCTTTTTCCCCGACAAGGCGTACCGGCTGCAGATCTGGCTGAAGCAGGCGGGCGTGGAGAATGGGGCGATCAAAATCCAGGTGGGCACCATCACCAATTTCACGCTTCAGGCGGACTCGGCCTGGAAGAAATTCGAAGTCGATCTTCCGGTTCACCACCCGCAGGCACCCTATCAGCTTCATCAGGGGGATGCCACCCGCCTGATGGTGGGGGTGGCCGGCGAAGGGACGGTATGGGTGGATAATTTTGCGATCTATCAGACCGATGCCCCGCTGTTCTCCGTGTTGCCTGAATACAAGAAGCTCCTGAAGGACTGGCATCCCCAGGTGATCCGTTTATGGGGTGGGTATACCGCGGTATCGCTGGACGCCTGGGTGCTCAAGGGATTTCGCCAACCCTCGCGGGCAGGAATTCGCGGAACGGGATCCCCTTCATACGCGTCATTGGACGTCGAGTTACAACTCTGTCTGGACACCGGGGCGGATCCCTGGCTTGTCCTGAATCCCTTATTTGCGGATGAGGATTTGGTGGGACTGATGGAATATCTGGGCGGGCCAGCGGACCGGGGGTATGGCAAGCTCCGGGCTGAGCAGGGCCGGCGTGAGCCCTGGACGACCGCCTTCAGGACAATTTCCCTGGAATGCGGCAACGAGGGGTGGAATGGGATCTTTTCCCCGCGTGCCTGGTCCGGCAATCCGGCCTTCTATGCGAAAATCGCGGATCGCCTGTTTTCCGGATTGAAACAGTCTCCCTACTACCGGCGTGAAAAATTCGAGTTCGTGGCCAATGGATGGGACAGTTCACT
The bacterium DNA segment above includes these coding regions:
- a CDS encoding Gfo/Idh/MocA family oxidoreductase; the protein is MKTIRWGILGPGRIAKKFALGLQSVPDAKLVAVGSRTPGKAEALAAEFGAPRVHASYEALAADPEVDVVYVATPHPMHLEAAMLCMKAKKAVLCEKPFTLNARDSQELIECARRENVFLMEAMWTRFLPPMVQVREWLARGAIGEPRMVMADFGFRTDWNPQGRALNPHLGGGALLDVGIYPLALASMVFGGAPLMITGQCHLGETGVDEQSAMVLSYPGGALAVLTCAVRTHTAHEARIMGTEGSIYLPGFWHATEATLTIPGKGSETAAPVRVGNGYNYEAVEVGNCLRAGLKESRIMPLSETLTTMRTMDELRRQWGLVYPQEKG
- a CDS encoding GH116 family glycosyl hydrolase, with the protein product MTTKQGRETAGYVGDQLNRVAFPMGGLGAGMLCLEGTGSFSHVSLRHKPEVFNEPQMLAALYVKGAAPAARVLEGPVPMRKAFGAPWAANGGGCQLHGLPRFANASFSSRFPFGTVTLDDPAMPVHVELTGWSPFVPGDADASSLPVAALDYRFVNRSAKPVEAVFSFHAANFMKVDKRPGACIRPMTNGFVLTQPPGTETPWDEGRFAVFTDEPAKVDCAWFRGGWFDPITMLWTAVTEGRALARKPHTDGDPGNGGSLYVPFRLKAHAERTIRIRLAWYVPSSQMRIGLEAVAPVTPAACGAECSCGDTPAAPEGYRPWYAGKFKSIQSLTRFWLKQADRLRAASETFSDCFYDTTLPTEVIESVAANLAILKSPTCLRQTDGRLWGWEGCSDNAGCCHGSCTHVWNYAQSIPHLFPDLERSLRESEFGPSQDEQGHQNFRTSLPIREPDHDFHAAADGQLGGLMKLYREWRISGDTVWMKSLWPRARKSLDYCIAQWDPDHTGTLVEPHHNTYDIEFWGADGMCTSFYLGALQAAIQMGRANGDEVSLFEALLARGRSVMETELWNGDYFIQKVQWKGLRAGDPTTFKKMNATYDGAPEAKAILEKEGPKYQYGTGCLSDGVLGDWLARCCGLAPVLDEARTARHVASIFKHNFRRSLADHSNPQRSSFAMGREAGLLLCSWPKGGKPLLPFVYSDEVWTGIEYAVASHLFMMGRVKEGVAIVKAVRARYDGTIRNPFDEYECGHWYARAMSSYAMLQGLTGARVDAVDRVLYLSPGVKGDFRAFLATATGYGTVGVRNGKPFVTVKSGRINVDRIEYRP
- a CDS encoding LacI family DNA-binding transcriptional regulator is translated as MISSLQLAQLCGVSQGTVDRALHGRPGISPRTRERILEMATRQGYKPHPAVRELLSGERKVVGAIIPLQGGAFFIDLMRVVHQALAREGLRLFLCHTADEAEFMEALGDFAARRCLGVIAVPPRDGLCLTDQQTGGMPVISLLSPCKGPHVYWVGPDEMATGRQAVESLWSQGHRRILHYTYARDTSPIRDRAEGYRQALLKRGGTPIVIHPDRGGELEKAVRRHHATAVFCHNDWLALTAIRELDRAHLRVPDDVSVLGVDNSPTFTDLCEEITTLAYPMAGVAKSCVRILQGRPPRASDIGGFKLVARHTVRPLLR